In the Nerophis lumbriciformis linkage group LG18, RoL_Nlum_v2.1, whole genome shotgun sequence genome, GGTGTAATTCCAAATTGAACACTCAAATGTAGGTGTGTAATTGCACAAGCCACAAGCGCTGCACTCATTTTACCGACTGGTGTGCAGAGCGCAAAAGCAGCGAAGGGGACCAGGCCAGTCATGGGCCCGAGTCCGCCCTGGGCTGGaagctatttattttatttgggttttgtttttactttttacatCAGAGCAGTAAAAAGAAGACAAATACTAAGCACAATAAAGGCATGTTGACTCAGACGATAACACAAGTATTTGACATGTTTAACATAAATACGATATGAAAATGTTTACAGaaacgaaatccaatcatatttaatgttgtcaatgAGTGGGACAAGGTGGTTATATATCTAACAGCGTACATTGAATGAGGGGTGGGGGGTTGTTATGAACGAGAGCCAAGCTGATGCTTTTCCTTGCGAGATGAGGAAGTCGCAGCCAAAAACAAAGTGTTCCACATCGTAATTTGTGTACACCTGGGAAATAGTGAAGAGGGCACATTACATTTTTACTGCcatgccatcagcaggcgagtcatCGATAGTGACATCCTCACAACTGTAAGTTAAATCTATTATTTGCTGTAACAGGTGTTGTTGCAAAACCTGATTCAATGCCAAAAATGGATTCCCGCCACAGGAGCGCGTACCACTTTTAGGCtttgtctgtccacaactgattacgaCATATAAGACTAATATTTGTGGTTATTGTAATGATATGTGTTTGATATTATTTAAGCCTTTATTGTGTCCGATAAATGAACGAGTTGGCTATTTCTATTGTTTTAATGAGATTGCAATAGACTGTTGTTGATCcgatgttgatgtgctaaaacctctttcttgtttaaaaGCTACATACAATGTTAACTGCTTTTTGTTCATGCACAAAATAAATGAAGTGTTCCGATGTATTAATTCAAGAGAGTTACATGTATGAtaatgaagtaccgtatttttcggagtataagtcgcaccggagtataagtcgcacctgccgaaaatgcataataaagaaggaaaaaaacatatataaatcgcactggagtccggccaaactatgaaaaaaactgtgacttatagtccgaaaaatacggtacatactgtaCGTGCTGAAGTACCATTTAAAAAATCTGAAATCAACCCCATACGACAACTTAGTCATTCAAAGTACCGGTAATATTTTGATATGGACACATCTCATCTGATCATCTCCTAAGGGTATTCCTAGTAATGTATGCACAGATATGTGTCAATaccaaaatattactttgaatccctttttggcaaCCAGGTACATtatatgaatacatccaaacattttattaatattttttgtgcATGAAGTTTATGAACAAAGAGTAGTTAATGTTGTATGTAGCttgtaaacaaaaaataggttttagcacatcaacattgGATCAATAATCGTCCTTTACAATTTCATTAATACCAAAGAGATGGAAAAGGTTTTCATTTGTCGAACACGATAAAGGCTTAAAAAAATTTCAAGCACATATGGTTACGATAACCACAAATATAAGGTCTTTGTTTCACAggtagtaatcagttgtggacaaaCGAAGCTGAAAACATTTAATGCCACCTAAATATTTTTCCGCAGCCAGGTTTGGACCACGCTCACCTAACAGAGAATCAAAAGGTCCAAACACTATCAAGCAGAAAGGTCGCCTGCAGCTCTCCCAGGATGCCGCTGTACTGTACTGCACTATGCCGTGCTGTGCGAGGCTCCAGCTCAAAGTCGCTATCTGTTAAATGTGCAGCCTTGGAGAAGTTCACAGCGAGCCTCAGTATGTGTCAGGGTGCCCTTTCGCCGCTCTGTCAACTGCATGCAAAGATTCCATGCCACGATTACATACAGCTTCAGCTCTCCACCTGCCTGCACGGCCCCGTCTTTAGCTTATTATAAACCTATAAATCAATTTGCAATAGCGCAAATGTACACAAAGACAGgctcaaaataattttgtttcaTTTGGGTTTGGCAGTATCTTAAGGCGCGACCTGATAACCAATATCTgctgtttgtccagcttctgcaAAAGGATAAGCGACATCAAAACCGACGTAAACGGGATTTAAAACTCAAGGCGACTGCGATTGCCGTGGAATTGTCTGTCATTTTGCACACAAAATGAAAACGTGTGAAGTGGATTATTCAGTCTGGTCTCGCTTGTGGGACAGAGGCCCGATTTGGCTGTAAAACGCCATAAAGGGAGACCGCGTCAGACCTGGTGGTAGTGTGTGTTTGGGTTGTTGTTCAAGTGGAGATAGCTTCTGAGCGACATCACAAAGGCAAAAGTGGAACCTTTAAGGTGTTTATATAATGCGTTCCAACACAATTTGTCCTGTTCATAACAATTTTTCTCATATGTCAATCAAACTGTTTCATGGTGAATCATAgaacttgttttaaaatattttactgtCAAGTAGGCCTGCACTAcaactatcgattattttagcaaTCGAGTAATCTAGCGATAAGTTTGTTGGATTAATCGAATAAAACATATGCATATGACCGACATTGGAattacacttttaacatgtgtgcaataataaaaaattatatttttaaactCTCTACTGTTGGCAGCTATGcacacacaccaccgctctcatgtgcgctctattgcagcgaCCCTGCGGAAACAATGTCAGCGTATTTAAAGTTTCCGGCACTCCATGCAGCCCGGATTTTAGAAATTTCAATTAGTTGCACTTCTTAacaattaatcaaagcaacagaatgTAAGTCAGAGCTTTTTTGTAATCAAATTAATGGCTTAATTGTTGTGGTTAGCCTTATTGTGTAAAAAGAAGGCTAACCACAAAAACAATATGTCAATTATATGACAAGTGCCTGCGCACAAAGACTTTATCCTGTTACTGTTGACTTAGTTAGCAATATTGTGCTGAGCAGCCTTGACCGAGACGTGTGCACTGAGCTACAAACTTCCGTAGATAGTTTAAATAAGATATTAAACCTACTTCGTGCTGCATTCCTTCACTTTGGCGTGCTTGTAATCATGAGCTTGTCGATACTTTGGCCGTGACAGAGACTAGTCCACCCTTCGCTTTTGTCACTGCGCAAGATATGTCGAAGTCTCAGGCAATTTTACTGATTTCGTGGACGTGAATGGTTTTCGTGGGTTTTTTGGGGgcgttatttctttaaaaaaaaaaagtttggcatATCATCATACGACACGCCTTTTTAGGATGTGTGCTGATGGAAATATAGTTTTGAGGCTGTCAGCAGTGTGTTGTGACCACAGTCAAATTGGACTCTACTGGAAACATTCTGTAGCACACATGTAAGACGATCCCGTGTCTGATTTGGCCTCCCTGTAAATGATGCATACTTGCAATGCATATCCCAGCAGGCCTTCGTGGGTCTCTTTTCAGGGAAAAAAACATGGccataaatgtcaacatttctctGCAAAGGACGCTGCAATGGGCCCGTCGTACGTTAACCTCTCATTCTGCGAAGTAATTACTTGAACATGTCCTGCCTTTTTTTAAAGGAGGGGTGAGTGTCAGGCTTTTTGTACTTTTCAAGGTAAGTCAGTAGAAGGAGAGGGCTTAAAAAAAACAGAGTTGCTTTAAAGACAGGAGGTGCCAATGACTGACAGGAAGAAATCAAAGCATTTTTAACACGTAATATATAAAACATATCCAGCAATAAATCAAAGATCCTTTCAGCCAGAAAATAGGCTAAGTACAGTATGTCTAGTAAATGTGGAGGGGGAGTAAATAGGACCTTGGACTGTTTGATTAGCTGGGATAAGAGGGCAAAGTCCAAGCAAACGAGCGTTTACAGCGAGAAAAAAGTGCTGAGCGACACAGACTGTTGCAGTAACACACAAACTGACCGACACAGAGGTGACCGAGGTTGTTTTGTCTTTCCACACTCTGGTATCCCTATAAAATACAGCATATTATGTAAAACCTGTCACCTGACaggtaaaataacattttaaaaaatcttGAAAAATTTCAGTAAAATAAAACGCACTGCAAATCAACTAGGTTGTTTTTTAAAGAACAATAATGGGAGGTTAGGTTACTAAGACTGACCTTGTGTACAGTtgtggtatgtttttttttttgttttgttttttaatttgtggCTCCCCCTAAGTGTTATAGTCAAAATGCTCTAGAAAAGACACTAGCATACATGTAGTAAAAAAactagaagaaaaaaacaacaacttaatgACATAAAAATGTTTTGGAGTACTTTCATAACTTTTTGCACAAAACTCGTGCCCGGTTCCATGAAGGTGAATGTTTAAGTGCACGGTTCCCATAAACACGATTTCCCCATACGTTACTCCGCCTTACGATGACAGCATTCCAGTCACACTAGGTCAATTTTTGCGACTTTCCGCGTTtaatagtagattttttttttcatcagtttGCTATTTCATTTACACAGAAATCCTAGGGGCCTAGATAACTCCAGATCACAGCTGACGTTTATTTTGCTGCATGTTTCGCTCCAAGTTTGATCATTCTGTTTTCCTCTCTGATTCTGTTTATTTCCAACGGAAGTAGAGCGGGAAAAGGTCGACTTTGATTTACTTTTGTCAcggacatttccgccatgtttgatcgagttAACATGCTCACAGCTGATCACCGGGATCCACCTGAAATGTATCACGATTATATAATAGCCTTAGGGTCACACAGTTTAGACTTAGGAAATTAAAGAGAATGCGATTAAATTCCTCCTTAAGTCATGCTTTACCTCAACACAACGTTTTAGGGAAAGGCTTTTTGTGTAATCTTGCTAACAATTAAACAAAGAAAAGATTGTTTAATTGCTGTGAGAGCATTGTCGTAAATGGCTTATTTACTTTAATAGGTGCgctgttattgcttgtatgtggTCGTTAAAGAAACATTTATTTGTGGTTCTGCTGGCTGCGGTCGAAGCTAAAATAGATTTATAGTCTCGCTTGAACGCAGCTGAAATTTCACTCAAATACTTGACATGCTGCAACAAGTCGGGAGCCACTATTAGCTACAGCTGTTCTTACCACTGGGGGTCTGGGACGGGGTGCAGGGTTACTGTacttgagttttgtttttttttcctcatatttccaGATGTTAAACATGTTTTGATACAACCACTGGCTCCTAATGGGCCATTGCCAAGCTAAACCTGTCATCCGCCTTACTGTGTTATGTTGCTTTGTTTCCAAAGCAAAGCTTGCACTCCACCCTTTGCTTGGGTTTATTGAGTGCAAGTCAAGCCTGGATCCATCTTAAAGCCTGCAAGCAATAAGAATCGGGCGACTCCTCCTTTTTGCCTGAATAGGGAAAGTGTGTCAGTGGAACAGCTTTTTGTCCATGGGCCTGGCTTTGCCGCTCAGCTGACTGGCAGGTGAGTCGCCGAGTCAAAAGTCACTCAGTCAGCAGCCAATGGGAGCGGTGGCGAGCGAGCAAGGGAGGAGCGTCAAACGCTCGTTGCCGGGACAACCACCTTTGGATGCGTGCGTTCGTGGAATGCAGCCAGACTGCAGTTATATAACAGGCTGACAGGAGGGGTGGGGGGAGAGAAAGGaaagggcctttttttttttttttttttttttttccgttgccctttatttatttatttatttatatacttccGATTGGTTTCACTGGTCAGCCTAGACACTTAACATAATGTCACCTGTACTGCACAGGAAGTGTGGAGGATTTCCAAGGTAGTCACTCCACTAACACTCTCATTTTTGTGAATGTGTGACGCAGACCTATGGTCAATTCCCAGTATTTTATGAAAGAACCTTAACAAGGTGGCTATTTTCCCCAAAGACATGGGAAGTCGCCCTTCTTCAACCTTACCTGCAAGTCCCAGCTGTGAGGAATCTTTGCAGAATGGAACTGAGCACATTAGCCATCACTTTTGTCTGCTGTGGTTTTCCTCTTCGAGAGTTCAATATGGTTGTTTTTCTGGATCCAGCCtgcaagcttcttctttttcctgggGGAGGGGGAAGGAGCGGCAGAAGGAGCAAGCCATGAAACTTTATAACCTTAGGCTTCAGCTAATGCAATTGACCTGCTATTTTGGGCCAGAGAAGGCCCCGCTTCTTAGGTAAACAACATAATGAAAAGAACATGCTGTTCCTTGGTAAGACGGCTCAGGCTGACACAATGAGCCCGAGGTATATAATGTATCGATCGGCTCCTATGTCAATCACAGGATATGGCTTCGTTTCCAATACTGTGCTTTAAATACAGTGAAACTGACACTATGTAACCTGCGGTTCTTGGGATTTAGAATGACTCTACCTGTTTTTTTCCGTTACCCTGAGAGTGGCGCTTGACATGCCTTGACATAATTCGGGTTACACAACTAGTGCTGGCTAAGTATTGACGGATTATACATCAGTTCAGTTTGCAAATGCATGCACGGCTACATCAAATAAGCACTGCCTAAAATGATTATGCATTTGCATGAACTCACTACTTTCTAagaataaacaataaatacaatacaaatagTGAATTCTGACTTAATTCATATTATATATgtgaataatatttttttaagaagTTACTTCGTGTCATGACTCATGATGCCCTTTGTTTGTCAGCGGGCTTTTGACTCAATTGCTTGACAAGGAGGAATATAAATAATCAATAATTAAATAGTGGACAATTGTATAATTTTCCAAACTCCTATTTCCATTCCCATGTCATATTGGACTGAGTAGTGCTGCCTTGACACTctgttttgcctcaattacttccCAGTTAATTATGTCCAAACaatatacagtcgtccctcgtttattgctgttaattggttctggaCATGACCGTGATAAACACTTTTCCACAAAGaaggaatcattaattataaatccaATATTTTCAAAGCAAGGGCATGAAAAGccctaaacatgaaataacacatttCCACTCTTTTAATTCAATATAGTATCGCTGCCTGAGgctaagccaatcagtggccacaatccTAAACGGCACACTCTGATTGGTTCGTTCTCGTCTAGTGGCCAATATTACTGTGGCATTGATattttatatagatatatttcatgcttgaaagtgcttaatttagtgtaaaaaaattgcaGAATATTCttctaaaaaaattcaaaaataaaaaaatttaaatttgcgATGTCGTGAGGTGGGAAAGTAGAAGAATGATTAATTGATAATGTCATATTACGCCATTAATCTGGAACTTCTTCCAGCCGCAGTGACTCCCATTTGTCTACATTTCAtgtatttttgcttttgtttttctCTCTCTGCAGCTCAAATAGAAGTCATACCCTGTAAAATCTGCGGGGACAAATCATCAGGGATTCACTATGGCGTCATCACCTGTGAAGGCTGCAAGGTGCGCCCTCTCTTCATGCCCCCAAAAACGTTTCTGTGTCACTGTCATTAAAATCATTCCATACAATTTTTTTAAGCCTCGCCCGTTTCTTTATGTTCTTTTCGCCTATAGGGTTTCTTCCGACGCAGCCAGCAGAACAATGCTATGTACTCCTGCTCACGACAGAGAAACTGCCTGATTGATCGGACCAATCGGAACCGCTGTCAGCATTGCCGGCTGCAGAAATGCCTCGCTCTGGGCATGAGCCGTGATGGTGAGTTCAACCGATGTCTCAAAGTGTGGTCAAAATGATTTGAATGCTTGCAAGTATGTAAATCAATGTATGTGTTGCTGCTGTAGCGGTGAAGTTTGGTCGCATGTCCAAGAAACAGCGCGACAGCCTGTACGCAGAGGTCCAGAAGCATCAGCAGTCTCAAGAGTGCGCCGGGATCGTAGCCCGGGAAGAGAGCGGCGACATGGGCGACCACACCCGCACCTACAGACGAGTGTCCAGCACCACGCTCAGCGACCTGGATGACTTCACCACGCTGCCTGACGGCCTGCTTTTTGACCTGCCGCTGACCCCAGAGGATGCAGGGGGCGACTACGGGAACCTGGACATGCTGGCCGGCAGCGCAGGTAGCAGCTCATCTTCGCAAAGCTCACCGGAACAGACCAACTTAGACTTTGTGGACGGCAACCACAACATCAAACACGAGTACCAGCTGCTGCACGACTCTGGGCTTTTCTCGCATGCCATCCTCAATCCGTTGCCCGAAGGTTGCTCCCTGCTTGAACTCGGTAAGCATGATTTTGGTAACATGATTTTGGTCAGTCATGAGGATAGCAATCATCTTAAATTCGATGTTCTCTCTTGCTCAGAGCACATAACACAGTGCGTGGTGAAGTCCCATATAGAGACATGCCAGTATTCTACAGAGGAGCTGAAAAAAATGGCGTGGTCCACGTACGGCCTGGAAGAAACTCGCATGTACCAAACAAAGGTACAGTATGTCTGCTACTCAGTCAATCATGTTCTTGGGTGCTGATTTGGCCATCCAAACATTTTTTACTctcatacatttaaaaataatgttaGACACTGCAAATAGTAGTGAGTTCTGTAATTAAAGGTACCAGAAAATAATCAATAGTGCACTGGAAGTGTGTTTGCGAAAATCTAAATTTAATAGCCCTGTAAAGCTGCATTTGTCAAATATAATAGTTGCCatctatcacatacaacaacttaACATAAAGGAGTGCGACAGCTATGTCTCTACTTTATTTTAAGAGGTGTGGCAAggctatatatattcatatgtatgtatatatatatatatatatatatatatatatatatatatatatttatattgtgtgtgtgtgtgtgtgtgtgtgtgtgtggatacgTGTATTTAGGGGGTATAATTTCCCTAAGTAAGGAGGTTTTCACCTTTTTAAGATTTAAAGATGTGTTTGAGTGCCTCTCTCctcaaaagtggagcaaacaagtgAAAGAGATTGTAgatttttcacacattttgtgcTCATAAAACTGAATCTAGCGGTCTGGCAGGCCAAATCCATACTTCATACCGGCCCCTAAATTCAGTTCAAAAGTTGGGAGGCAAACATTCACAAAAACAATAGAGTgctcttgttgtatagaggaacttggaccactgtaaacacaataGCAGATCCTTTATGCGACACAGGGTCCAAacatgtgatttacataactaagGCACCACTTACTGTAAGTCATATCCTTTTTGACAGTTACAAATGACTTTCATAAtgagatttatgtaactaaggtgttgctgtaactggtttacttcagatgcagtcagtagtcatgtgTTCAACAACATGAGGAACACTGCAAGTATAACTAAAGGTtgtattttaggtcctctctttttcatcatttagactattcaactggtggcctgtgagttcagttaaaaagaacttgtgagagactcacatttttgcaacagattTCTAAAACACCAGAATGCTGATTATAAAGATTAGTTTTTTtgaagaaggtccttaaaaacagcagagcagagCGCTGACAAAATAAACCAACATCAAATGTACTGTAGAGGATGCTGTTTTTTTGGAATATACAAAAAGAATAATAGTGAAGGTCGAAGTTCGGCCcaccggtccttagctttctgaaaatgtaaaaCAATTTTGTTGAATATCCCTGATCTAGGGACACCTATTACCGACTAAAATGTCTCTTTCATACCAGGGGAtcttcctaataaatgacataaGTATTTAGATAGCCGTGATTTATTCGACCATTCAGAATGTAGTTCGGTGGAAATCCCAGAAAAGCAGTGATAGCCAGTGATAGAGTCAATAGACGAGTACAAACGTAACCTGCATTATTCTTCTGTTTCTGCAACTAAGTCTCTTCTGTTTATTTTTTCTTCTCTTAGTCCGCTGAGGTGATGTGGCAACAGTGCGCCATTCACATCACCAACGCCATCCAGTATGTGGTGGAGTTTGCCAAGCGCATCTCTGGCTTCATGGACCTGTGTCAGAACGATCAGATTATCCTCCTCAAAGCAGGTCAGTCACCTTTAAgcgtgaaaacaaattaattgcTCAGCTTGTGTTTCGCCACAGTACACCCGCAGGCTGTTGTCGCAAAGAAACGGGCCTCCGAGAGTAGGGCCTAAACACTTGCGTGCGCGTTTATTGCCTCTGGGCTTCGTAGTTGTGATAGTCATTGTGGTTGTCACATGAAAGTGCATGTGCGGTATACTAGCCTTGAGGGGCGGCTGACTTCACAGGAGTTCAACAATCACATGCATGCAGAGTGACTTGAAATAAGAAAGTCTCTTCTCCGTCTGAAGAATGGCGTGCTTTGTGCTTTATATTTATCCCGACCATCACATTGTGTAGAATGTCTTACATGTGTGTTAAGCTTAGATTTACTGCAAACCAGTCACACTTTACAACCCTCTCTGTTTTGTTTTCTTCAGACgcggtcaaaaataaacttcataaacttcATATAGATTAACCTggtcacagcattaggtacactgCACGCCTGCCGATCGATTCAGACTGCATTAAAAACAGACGCCTTTAGCAGTATTTATACAACACTGCATGTTGCATGTCGGTGTTCTTGTGCAAATGCCACCATTAGATGAAAATACTACTTAAGCTTATATTTTCTTTGTGTTTCctcatggcatgaagcagagggGGATGAGCCCCTCTGGCTAAGAGTTTGACTTAATGTCTTAAGTGCTTCCACCTCACGGTGAAGTCACAACATAGCCAAAATGCAAAACCCGGCGAACAGAGGCATCCGAAAGTGTGTGCAAGCTCACGCAAAAGGGTTAAAAGACATCCTAACATGCACCTTTATTGTGTTTCCTGTAATATTATTTTTCTGACCAAAACGCCACGCGCTGTCAAAAAAAACTCCAATAAGTCGTAGTAATCGATTCACACCTAAATCGCACTTTTTATTTACTcccattctaaatcgattcataattttctaaAATAGATTTGAAAAAaggtatttaaaatgttttatttaaataccatccatccatccattttctaccgcttattttatttagtttttgagtttccttttttgtattatatttgtatgttttaattgctttgtaaagctGAGATTGGGTTGGAGTcgctttattttatgttattagtGTGATTAACTtactgtgatttttgtaaataaaatgttataaatTCATTTTGAAAAACACGATTTTTAGGCCAACACTGCGCGTATACATCGTACTTTAGGagattttgtaattgttttgcaTAGGTTTTGTTATAATAATTTATATACTTTTCCCGACcatccattttttaaaataatgtattacaagaatcgtgttgaatcgattcGTCTATCCAAGAGTCGGaattgaatcgtgaggtgcccaaagattcccacctctagtaaaCACCCACTGCAACTGAAGGCTATTTATGTGAATCATCACTAAATCAATCTTTCTCGTCTTGTATCCCCAGGCTGCATGGATGTTCTTCTGATCCGAATGTGTCGGGCGTACAACCCCATCAATAACACTTTGCTTTTTGACGGACGGTTTGCCCCTGCTCACTTTTTCAAAGCGCTCGGTAAGTGTCGTCTTCTATTCcggctttttcttctttttctattATCACCTCTCGATGTGTCTTGTCACTGGGATTTCAATAACTGAGGCGACTGTATTTCCTTTCCAGGCTGTGACGACCTTGTGACTGCGGTGTTCGACTTGGCAAAAGGCCTGAGTCGTGTCCAGATGTCTGACGAAGAGATGGCCCTCTTCACAGCTGCTGTGCTCCTCTCACCAGGTAACGTCTAAATTCAATTAACAACTGAATAGCACTCAGCTCCCAAAGTAGTGTTTTGAAAAGCATGCATGCCAAAATCTAGCCTTGATGCTGGAGTTTAGAcagtttaaaagtgcttttaaTAAGCCCTATGGG is a window encoding:
- the rorca gene encoding RAR-related orphan receptor C a — its product is MRAQIEVIPCKICGDKSSGIHYGVITCEGCKGFFRRSQQNNAMYSCSRQRNCLIDRTNRNRCQHCRLQKCLALGMSRDAVKFGRMSKKQRDSLYAEVQKHQQSQECAGIVAREESGDMGDHTRTYRRVSSTTLSDLDDFTTLPDGLLFDLPLTPEDAGGDYGNLDMLAGSAGSSSSSQSSPEQTNLDFVDGNHNIKHEYQLLHDSGLFSHAILNPLPEGCSLLELEHITQCVVKSHIETCQYSTEELKKMAWSTYGLEETRMYQTKSAEVMWQQCAIHITNAIQYVVEFAKRISGFMDLCQNDQIILLKAGCMDVLLIRMCRAYNPINNTLLFDGRFAPAHFFKALGCDDLVTAVFDLAKGLSRVQMSDEEMALFTAAVLLSPDRPWLTDVHQVQKLQEKVYVALQRCLQKGSSSEEKLAKMVSKLPIMKSICKLHIDKLEFFRLIHPQTAYTFPPLYREVFGSEITFPDSTEG